A part of Micromonospora chersina genomic DNA contains:
- a CDS encoding aldo/keto reductase yields the protein MQQRPLGRSGLAVSRLALGTMTWGRDTDADDAAAQLKSYLDAGGNLVDTADVYADGDAESVIGSLLGSLVPRDDLLIATKAGLRPGSGRRRDGSRGHLLRTLEASLRRLGTDHVDLWQVHGYDPDTPLEETLSALDHAVSSGKARYVGVSNFSGWQTARAAAWQAAWPGRAPVVAAQVEYSLLERGVEREVLPACEAMGLGVLPWSPLGRGVLTGKYRNGRPADSRAVSPHFERFVATYLEPRCSSIVEAVAIAAGGLGVSPLEVALAWIRDRPGVTAPILGARTVGQLLGALQVERMTLPEEIVTALDDVSAVPVGYPERDG from the coding sequence ATGCAACAGCGACCGCTCGGCCGAAGCGGGCTGGCGGTTTCGCGGCTCGCGCTCGGCACCATGACCTGGGGACGGGACACCGATGCCGACGACGCGGCCGCCCAGCTGAAGAGTTACCTCGACGCGGGCGGCAACCTCGTGGACACCGCCGACGTGTACGCCGACGGCGACGCGGAGTCGGTGATCGGCTCCCTGCTGGGCAGCCTGGTGCCCCGCGACGACCTGCTCATCGCCACGAAGGCGGGGCTTCGGCCGGGCAGCGGCCGCCGCCGGGACGGCTCCCGGGGGCACCTGCTGCGCACCCTGGAGGCCTCGCTGCGCCGGCTCGGCACCGACCACGTCGACCTCTGGCAGGTGCACGGGTACGACCCGGACACCCCGCTGGAGGAGACGCTCTCCGCGCTGGACCACGCGGTGTCCAGCGGCAAGGCCCGGTACGTCGGGGTGTCGAACTTCTCGGGCTGGCAGACCGCCCGCGCCGCCGCCTGGCAGGCCGCCTGGCCGGGGCGGGCCCCCGTGGTCGCCGCCCAGGTGGAGTACTCGCTGCTGGAGCGGGGCGTGGAGCGCGAGGTGCTGCCCGCCTGCGAGGCGATGGGGCTGGGCGTGCTGCCCTGGTCGCCGCTGGGCCGCGGGGTGCTGACCGGCAAGTACCGCAACGGCCGCCCGGCGGACTCGCGGGCGGTGTCGCCGCACTTCGAACGCTTCGTCGCCACCTACCTGGAGCCGCGCTGCTCCAGCATCGTGGAGGCGGTGGCCATCGCGGCCGGCGGTCTGGGCGTGTCGCCGCTGGAGGTGGCGCTGGCCTGGATCCGGGACCGGCCGGGGGTGACCGCGCCGATCCTCGGCGCCCGCACCGTGGGGCAGCTGCTCGGCGCGCTCCAGGTGGAGCGGATGACACTGCCGGAGGAGATCGTCACCGCCCTGGACGACGTCTCGGCGGTGCCGGTCGGCTACCCGGAACGGGACGGCTGA
- a CDS encoding DUF5703 family protein — translation MDYEYAPLRLPSNVDRLTAAAQLAIQAEFSGWELARVRLYRDGTRQVMLRRRRVNQPQPGLSY, via the coding sequence ATGGACTACGAATACGCGCCGCTGCGGTTGCCTTCGAACGTCGATCGGTTGACCGCCGCGGCGCAGCTGGCGATCCAGGCGGAGTTCTCCGGTTGGGAGTTGGCCCGGGTGCGGCTGTACCGGGACGGCACGCGGCAGGTCATGCTGCGGCGCCGCCGGGTGAACCAGCCGCAGCCGGGCCTCTCCTACTGA